The following DNA comes from Anaerostipes rhamnosivorans.
CCTCATAAAAGAAGCAATTACAAGAGACTTCTAATGCTCCCGCTACATTATTGTAGCCGTGCTTTCCGTTAGGATAAATCCAGCAGTGTGCTTCGGGGCTGATCTTATCAAACACACCGGTACACTGGATCTGGCTTCCCGTTGTAATCGTACTTTCATTGAGCGCCGTGATGGCGGATAAAGGCTTAAACGTGGATCCTGGTGCCGTTCTATGATTCAGCACCTGATTGTACAGCGGGGTTGCTGTGGAGTTTGCCAGCTGTCGGTAGTAATCACTGTCGATTCCATTGGACAGTTTGTTGCTATCGTATCCCGGATAGCTGACCATAGCCTTTACCTTTCCCGTGTCAGGGTCGGTGATCACGATGGAACCAGAGCAGGGATCCAGCCCAAGCTGCGCCGGTGTGATCTCCCGGGCAGAAAGCTTTTGGCGGATAAAAGAGTACGCATCCAGTGAACCGTTTTTTAAACTCTGGTAGGTGGATGCATCTTTTTTCTTGCTCAGCCCTCCCTGCTCGTAGAGCAGAAGGCATACATCTTTTCCACTGAGCTCACCGGTACCAATCTTTTGCTCACACACGGTCAGATCAAATTCATCGTCCTTTTCAAGCTGATCTCCTATATAAGATACCAGTGCCTCAAAAATCTTATCTGTATCTGTATACTTGGAGGAAATGTCCAGCATAGAGATATCAATCCATTCTTTGTTGATGGCATATCTTAAAAATTCTCCCAGCCCAATCTTTTCATCTTTCCATTTCAGGTAGGTTTTGTCCTTCGTGTCAATGGAGCCGGTCAAAAGAACTTTTTTCTTGGAAAGCATCTTATATACATAAGTTGCATAATTTTGCTTTTCTTCACTCTCATCCTTATATGCTTTTTTGCTGTCTGTGAGATTATTCTCAATGGTCTTTATACTGTCTTTTTTTAGTCTCTGTATCTTTTTGTACATACTCTTTTCATAGGAAGTGGCATGTTCACCGTTTAAATCCGTGATGTCCACGATACTGTTACCGATCAGAGAATAATATACGTCCTTGATCGGGATCCTGATATCACTCCGGTCCCCTTTGGAATCGGACGTAGTAAGCTTGGAGAGCACAATACCGGTGATCCTTCTCTCCAGCAGATTATAGGCATATTCTTGCAAATCACTGTCTATGGATAAGACAACATTATTTCCTGTTCCGGCTTTCTCCGTCTTGGTTGTCTTTACGATCTTTCCTATATTGTTGACGATCATAGTCTGGCTTCCACTGCTGCCGTGCAGATAGGATTCCAACTCCTTTTCTATGCCAGATTTTCCTACAGCATCGTCCATAGCATAATAGTCTTTGTCGCTCTCCTTTTTCCCTTTGTTGTAATCCTCCAGCTCCTCCGTGTTAATCGTGCCGGTGTAGCCGATCACATGAGACATTGCCTCGCTTTTCTTATAGACACGGATGGATTTGGTGCTCACATCGATGCCGGTCAGTTCATTGGAGCGCTCCTCGATCTCAGCAATGCTCTTGCTGCTGACTTCCGTCGCAAAGGTCACCTTCATATACTGGGAATAACGGCTTAAGTACGCACTGTAACGCACCGACATGATCTTTAAGGCATCCTTGTCCGAATACTTCTCATCAATGTCAAACATTTTTCCGACACCGGGACTACCCATAGTTCCGTTCCTCAGATATTCAAAAACCTCCTCTGCGCTGGCATCCAGCTGCTGCTGGCGGAGCTTCAAACGTTCCTTGGAAAGCCCCTTTGTATCTGTCCCGATCCCAAAGGCTTCCCTCTTGAAGCGCTCCAGCTTAGAACCCTTCTCCGTAAAACGGAAGGTTCCGTTACCGGTGATCTCTATAGGAATATCGCTCTTAAAAGAGTCCTTGTTCTTTTCCAGGATCTTGATCACTTCGTAGATGACTTTATTCTTCTCATAGCTCTCTGAAGTATTATTTTTCTGGGCCAGGGTTTTGAACTTGCTGTCATTCTGGAAATTGACAGTATAGACCATCTTATTGTAGGCCAGGAGCTTTCCGTTGCAGTCATAGATATTGCCCCTGGTCCCGGAAGTCTTGACCGTTTTTTCCACCTTGTAAGTGAAATCTTCCTTATGTGACTGCCCCTGCACGATCTGAATGACAAACAGACGGTAGACCAACACAAGAAACAGCACGGCAAACAAAACCGACATAGCCAGAAGCCTGTTTGCCAATAATTTTTCTACTTGGTTTTGTATCTTTCTTAACACTAGAACATGCTCCTTTTTTCTGAATCACTGATGCGTACGTCGATGAACAGAAGGAATTTATACAGCGGCAGCGCGATGAGCCCCGTATAGACTGCTTCTGGTATCATGATATCTTTTAAGTAACTGAAAAATGCGAATCTTCCTCTCAGTGCAAAGAAAAAGAAAAAGATCACAAAGCTGTAAGCCAGGGTATTGATGACTAAAAGCCCGAATGGCAGAAGGACGTCATCCTCATAAAAGAGAGAATTAAAACATCCGTTGATATAGCCGATGAGCAGATAAAGAAGGGCATATTGCCCGAGAACGTCACCGAAAAATATGTCAATCAAAAGACCGCAGGAAAATCCAATGCCGATGCCTGCCTTTTTCCCTCTGATCAGCCCCAGGGTAACCGTGAGGATCAGGAGAATGTTCGGCATAACATCAGCCAGCTTTAAAAATTGAAATACTGACGTCTGCAGCAAAAAACAAAAGATCACAGATAGAATATAAAATATTGTTCTTTTCAGATTCATCCTTCCACCGCCCTATTCTTTTGTATCTTCATCCAGATTGACATTTTCTTTTAGGTCCGTGATCACCAGGACTTCTTTCAAATGCTTGAAATCCACGATCGGCGTCACTCTCGCAGTCTTTGTAAGCTTTGTGGAATCCAGCTTGATATCGGACACTTTTCCAATGGAAAGCCCCTCCACGAATTTGGAACTTAAATAGGATGTGACAAGTTCATCGCCTTCTTTTACTTTGGCATTTTTATCGATGTAAACCACATCCAGATATCCATCGGACATGGTGCTTAAGCTTCCTTTGACAATGCAGGAATCCTTTGTCTTCATAAACATGGCACTGACCATGCTCGTGTCGTTGATAATGGTTCGGACCTTTGCGTAATGGTCAGAGACATCGTATACAATGCCCACCAGCCCGTTGTCAGCAATAACATTCATATTCTTTTTAATGCCGTCCTTGCTTCCTTTATCGATGGCAAAGATCTCAAACCAGTTGCCGGATCCCTTGCTGATGACCCTGGCCCCCACAGTATTGTACTTTTTATACTTTGCCTTCAGCTTCAGGAGATCCTGCAGCCGGTTTAACTCCACCTGGTCCTGGGAGAGAATCCGGTTCTGCATCTTCAATGAATCAATCTTCTCCTGAAGGACTTTATTCTCATCTTTCAGCTGTTTCTTTGTCTTTATATTTTCATTCCAGGAAAAAATGCTGTTCCCAACGGAATTAATCCCTTTCTGCATAGGACTTAAGACCCCTGTGGCCACCGCCTTGACAGGAGACAGCACACCTCCTGCAAAAACACTGATTCCGATCAACAAAAAGCATATTCCTACAAAAATAAACAGGTAATGCCTTGAACGCATATTTTTCTTCTGAAATTTCATTCCACTTTCCTCACTAGTATTTGTTGTCTTTGTTCATAATCGCCTTCAAGCCTCGTATGACGCTTTCCTCCGGCTGTTCCGCAGAATGGACGCGGATCCCGATGGCTTCCTCCATCCACTCCGGTATCTTTGAAAAAGAAGAATTTCCTCCAGAGAGATAGATTCCCTCCACCATGATATCAGACGCCAGTTCCGGCGGGATCACTTCCAGCATAGCCTTGGCCTCTATAATAATATCATTGACATAGTTCCTTACCTTCTCTTGTGCTATATCCCCTGGGACCTGGATTTTTTTAGGAAGACCGCTGACCAGATCACGGCCTTTCACGTAGGCATCCTTGTCTTCCGCTTCCATTCTGGAATAAAGAAGCTTCAGACGCTCTGCGCTCTTCATACCGATCTCAATGTTGTGGTTCCTCTTTAACTTAGAGATCAACCATTGGTCAATCTGGCTGCCTCCCTGCTTGATCAGGCGGCTCCTTACGATGCCTCCAAGAGATACCACAGAGATCTCTGTAGTATCTGCCCCCATGTTGATCACCATGTTGCCGCAGGGAGCTCCCACATCAATGCCCAGCCCCACGGCATCCGCCATAGGTTTCGGCCAGAGCTTTACTTCTCTCACCGAGCGGAAAGACTCCAGCATAAGATCATAAAATGCCCGGCGCTCCACTCCTGTGATGTCTGACGGCACCGCCATATAAAATTCATATTTTTTTAGCTTTCTCAGATAGCGTCTGAGAATCTCAGCGAGAAGCCTTCGCATATTCGTATAATCACCGATGACTCCGTGAACCATCGGTGTGATAATCTGAATCTGGTGCGGCTCTTTCTCATACATAGAAAACGCTTCGTTTCCCACTGCTGCCGTTTCCGAATCCTCGGTCAGGGCAATGACATTCTTGAGCCTTAAGATCTGGTCCTTCTCTCTCGAATAAATCCTCAGATTCTTTGAGCCAAGCTCGATTCCAATCAGTCCCTTTTTCATAAACACTCCATTCCATACCGCCTGTAAGGCTATAGTAATTGTTCTTCTTTAAAACTTATATAAGAACGGTCTCCTATAATGATATGGTCGGACAGATAAATGCCAAGCAGTTCGCCTGCCTCCTTCATCCGTTTTGTGACAGAGACATCCTGCCTGCTGGGGGTTGGATCCCCGGAAGGGTGATTGTGCAGTAAAATCAAATATACCGCTTCATACTTCAAAGCTTCCAGAAAAACTTCCCTGGGCGACGCCACTGTCTGGTTGACCGTACCAACGGATACCTTCAGTTCTTTGATGACTTTATTCTTCCCATTAAAAAGAATTAAAATCATTTCTTCCCTGTTCAAGTGACGCATTTTCTCCATATAATAATCCGCGATGGACTTTGGAGTATGAAAACTAATCTTCTTATGTACTTTCTGTGAGGACAGACGCCTGGAGAGCTCTGCGATACAGAGAACCTGTATGGCTTTGACCTTTCCGATGCCTCTGATCCGCATCAGTTCGTTCATGGACACATGGCAGATGCCGAGCAGTCCTTCGTAATACGGGTGCAACTCCAAAATCTCCACTGCCAGGACTGTAGCCCGTTTGTCCTTTGCACCGCTTCTTAGGACAGCCGCTAAAAGCTCTGCATCCGTCAATGCTTCTGGTCCCAGGCGCTCACACTTTTCGTAGGGGCGTTCAGACTCAGGAAGCTCTTTTATTGTATAATGTCTCTTTTCCATAGATTCCTTTCCTCAAAGGAATACGCAAAAAAACATTTCTCATTAATAAATCTTACCATAAGATCTTTTTCTTGTATACCCAGGAACTATGACGGTTTCCTTAAGTTTTTCTTATCGCTTTGACATAAAAAACCGGCATACGACATTACAGCCTGATCAATCCTTTTTCTACCATTCTCTGCAGGGACATGGTTATCCCGTATTTGGCGTGTGGATAGGTGAGACCTCCCTGAAAGTAAGCGGCATACGGCGGCTTCATAGGGCCATCGGCGCTGAGTTCAATGGAAGATCCTGACACAAACGCCCCTGCTGCCATAATGACCTGACTGTCATAGCCAGGCATGTCCCACGGCTCTGGGGTCACATAACTGTCCACCGGGGAAGCTGCCTGAATTCCCTCACAGAAAGCGATCAGCTTTTGGGGATCGTTAAATTCCACTGCCTGAATGATATCGTGGCGGCTCTCGGTCCCGTTTGGAACTACATGAAAGCCCAGGCTCTCGTACAGGTTTGCCGCAAATACGGCTCCTTTTAACGCGCTGTTGACCACAGTCGGTGCCAGAAAAAGTCCCTGCAAAAACTGGCGGTTCACTCCGAGAGATGCCCCCACTTCCTTTCCAAGCCCCGGTGTGGTGAGCCGGTAGGCGCACTGTTCGATCAGTTCCTTTTTACCGCAGATATAACCGCCGATGGGTGCAAGCCCCCCTCCCGGGTTTTTGATCAGCGATCCCACAACTAAGTCTGCTCCTGCCTCACTCGGTTCTGTCTCTTCCACAAACTCCCCGTAGCAGTTGTCCACCATGACAATCACAGATGGATTAATACCCTTTACATAAGATATCAGTTCCCTAATCCTCTCCACAGACAGGGTGGGACGTGTGGCATAGCCTTTGGATCTCTGGATTGTGACCAGCTTTGTCCTGTCATTCATGGCCGCTTTGATGGCGTCATAGTCAAAGGAGCCGTCCTCCTTTAAATCTGCCTGGGCGTAGGTGATACCATATTCAGCCAGAGACCCTTTGGACGGACGGATACCGATCACTTCCTCCAGTGTGTCGTAAGGTTTTCCTACCGGTGACATCACTTCGTCCCCGGGCCGCAGGTTGGCACTCAAAGCAAGCCCCAGAGCATGGGTACCACAGGTGATCTGCGGACGCACCAGCGCATCCTCGGTCTGGAAAATATCTGCATAGACGCCCTCGATGGCCTCTCTCCCGATATCGTCATATCCGTAGCCCGTTGTCTCTCCCAAATGTGCTTCCGAAATACGGTTTTTCTTCATTGCCTTCAAAACTTTCAGCTGGTTAAACTCCGCAACGGCATCAAACTTGGCAAACCTTCCAGCCAACGATGCCTCAATTTTTTTTGCGTAATCGTAAACCTCTTCTGATACACCAAGCTGCCTATAATACTCTTTTAACTGCTCCATCATAAATGCCTTTCTCTTTTATCTTTTCCAGCATAAAAGCCAGAATCTCGTCTTCTCCCCGGAAATCCTGCCGGTTGATCATCGTCACCTCTTTTTCCCGCCGAAACCACGTAAGCTGACGCTTTGCAAAATGCCTTGTATCTTTTTTTATACGCTCTGTAGTCTCTTCTAAGCTCTGCCTTCCTTCCAGATAATCAAACACTTCTTTATAACCGATCCCCTGCATGGACACCATATCTTTCGTATAGCCCTCTTTGGCCAGCCGTTCTACTTCTTTTATCAATCCTGCCTTTATCATCTTGTCCACTCTCTGATTGATTCTGTCGTATAAAACCTCTCTGTCATGGGAAAGGACAAAATAGACAAACTGATAGCAGGATTCCTTTTTTCTCTCTTCTTCATTGTGCAGAGAAATCTTGCTCCCTGTCTTTTTATAAAACTCCAGCGCCCGGATCACTCTCTTTGTATTATTTTCATGAATTGCATACGCAGATTCCGGGTCCACTAAAGAGAGCATCTTATGCAAATAGGCATTTCCTTTTTCCTCCGCCAGCTGTCGGAGTTCTTCCCGGTACTCTTGGTCTGAATCTTCCTTGGAGAAATCAATGTCATATAAAAGGGCCTGGATATAAAATCCGGTTCCTCCCACAACGATAGGAATCTTTCCTTTTTCATAAATCTCTTTTAACGCCTGCTTTGCCATCTGCTGAAACCGCACCACATGAAATTCCTCCGCCGGATCCAGCTCATCCACGAGAAAATGACGGACACCTCCCATCTCCTCGGGCATGATCTTAGCAGTGCCGATGTCCATTTTTTTATAAACCTGCATGGAGTCGGCGGAGATGATCTCCCCTCCCACTTTTTTCGCAAGCTTTATAGACAGCTCTGTCTTCCCTGCTGCCGTAGGTCCTGTCAGTATGATTAACGGCTTCATAACTCATCAAATCCTTTCGGCAGCAGTTCTCCCAGTGAAAAACTCTGAAAGCGCTCCTGATCCTGACAGATCACCCGCATCTCTTTGGAAAATTCGTTCATCACCTGCAGGCAGATCCCGCAGGGATAGACACAGCCCTTTCCCTCTGCCGCAATGGCAATGGCCTCAAACTCTCTCTTTCCATCAGCCACAGCAGTGCTGATGGCATTGCGTTCTGCACAGATGGCCGCGCCGTAAGAGGCATTCTCCACATTACAGCCGGTATAGATACTCCCGTCCGCACACAAAAGAGCCGCCCCCACAAAAAAACCCGAATACGGAGCATACGCCCGCTTCCTGGCCTCTTTCGCCAAACCCAACAATTCTCTATCGTTCATAAAACCACCCATTTCCTAATCTGGCATAAATATAAATCAAATGTTACAAAACTCTTTTGAATTTCTTTTCTATCTCATATTTGCTCATCTTGATCATCGTAGGCCGTCCATGGGGACAGGTATACGGATTTTCACATTCCATCAAAAGGTCCAAAAGATTTTTCACCTCAGGAAGTGACATTCTCTGATTTCCTTTCGCTGACATCTTGCAGGCCATGGATGCGATCTTATCCGTGATCATCTCCGGATCCTTTTTTATCCCGTCTGCAGTGAGGGAATCCAAAAGCTCCATAAACAGCTCCTTCTCTTTTAATCCGTATAAGTTTGCCGGCACCTGACGGATGCAGAATTCATTGCCTCCAAATGCCTCTATGGTAAACCCAAGCTGTTCAAAAACCTCTTTTGTCTCCGAGAGCACCTTTGCCTCAGCCATAGAAAGTGTCACCACGTAAGGCGGCTCCACTCCCTGACTGTAAACCTTTTTCTCCCTAAAGGACTTCATGAGCTTTTCATAATTCACCTTTTCGTGAGCAGCGTGCTGGTCCATGATGAACAGCTGGTCCTCATATTCGATCAGCCAGTAAGTCTTAAACAGCTGGCCGATGACTTTCCGGTCCGGCCTTGCCTCCTCATCCAGCAGAGAGGTCTCATTGAGAGTGATCTGCTTTATCTCCTCTGTCTTTGCCTGTTCATTGTAGTTGACACCTGCCGAAACACTCTTTTGTACCTGCACAGCCGGATTCTGCGCTTTTTGAAAGTCCCTGCCGGCCGCCCATGGTTCTGGTACGGCTTCCTTTTCCGGCTCATCGGGACTTTTCCCGTTTCTTCTGACCTGCTCAAACGGCTCCGGCATTTTCCCCGGCAGCACTTTCTTTTCTTTTTTCTCAGGTTTTCCAATCTCCGCTTTGGGAATGATCTCCTTGTGGGTCAGAACCTCCTTGATGCCTGACTCTATGAGCTCATACAGCTCCCTTTCGTTGCGGAAACGGATTTCCATTTTGGTCGGATGCACATTGACATCTAAAAGTTCAGGCTCTACCTGGATGTTCAGGCATACAAACGGATATTTATGTGCCATGGTAAAAGTCTTATACCCATCCTCGACGGCCTTATATATGATCTTGCTCTTAATATACCTGCCATTGATAAAGTAACTCTCATAGTTGCGGTTTCCGCGGGAAATAAACGGTTTTCCGATATAGCCGTCCACTTTGGCCGTCTGGCTCTCTACTGAGATAGGCAGGAGGGCTCCCGCCACCTCTCTTCCGTACAGATGGTAAATGATATCTTTGACGTTTCCATTTCCAGAGGTATACATCTTATTCTTACTGTTATGGATAAATTTAAACGCAACATCAGGATGGCTCAATGCCATGTGCACCATAATCTGCTCCACATAACCCGCCTCTGTCACTGGACTTTTCAAGAATTTCCGTCTAGCTGGGGTGTTGTAAAATAGATTCCTTACAAGAAAGGTTGTGCCGTCTGGTGCGCCGATCTCTTCAAAGCCCTGCTCTTCCCCGCCGAAGATCTTGTAGGAGACCCCTGAAAAAGCCCCAGCGGTCTTAGTGATGACTTCCACCTGCCCCACCGCGCTGATGCTTGAGAGAGCCTCTCCCCGAAACCCCAGTGACGAGACACAGACCAAGTCTTCCACCGTGCGGATCTTGCTCGTGGCATGGCGCAGAAAGGCAGTCTTTACCTCTTCCTTTGGGATGCCGCATCCGTTGTCCGTCACCCGCATAAGCGTCATGCCGCCGTCCTTGATCTCCACCGTGACTGCCGTGGCCTTGGCATCTATGGCGTTCTCCACCAACTCTTTTACTACGGAAGCCGGACGCTCGATCACTTCTCCGGCTGCAATGTTATCAATTGTCTTCTGGTCCAATAACTGAATTTCTGCCATAACTATTCCTCTTCCCTAAGTTTGTTCTGCAGAATATACAAATAGTTCAACGCTTCCAGCGGGGTCATTCCTGACAGATCCTTTTCTCTGATCTCCGCCATAAACGGGTGCTCCATGGTCGGCTCGCTGTCATTGGCAAACAAAGACAGCTGCTGCGGCTCATCGGACACCTGTATCTTCTGTGCCTTGGAGACAATGTCACTGTCACTTAATTCAGCCACAATCTCTTTGGCCCTCTGGATGACCATATCCGGAACTCCTGCAAGCTTGGCCACCTGGATTCCATAGCTCTTGTCAGCCCCGCCTTTTACAATCTTTCTCAAAAACACGATGTTGTCACCCTGTTCTTTAACCGCAATGCAGTAATTGTTTACACTGGTGATCTTTCCTTCCAGCTCTGTCAGTTCGTGATAGTGAGTGGCAAACAGCGTCTTGGCTCCCAATAGTTTAGAATTGCTGATATACTCCACAACGGCCCATGCAATGCTCAGTCCGTCATAGGTACTGGTCCCCCGTCCGATCTCGTCCAGAATCAGCAGACTGTCCTTTGTGGCATTCCTTAAAATATTAGCCACCTCACTCATCTCCACCATAAAGGTGCTCTGTCCGCTGGCCAGATCATCGGATGCCCCCACCCTTGTAAAGATCCTGTCTACAATACCGATGTTGGCTTTCATGGCCGGCACAAAGGAGCCGATCTGCGCCATCAGTACGATCAGGGCAGACTGCCTCATATATGTTGATTTTCCAGCCATATTCGGACCGGTGATGATGGATACCCGGTGCCGTTTGCTGTCCAGATAAGTATCGTTGGCAATGAACATGTCATTGGACATCATCTGTTCTACCACTGGGTGGCGGCCCTCCTTGATGTCAATTAGACCTTTTGTGTTCAGCTTTGGCCGTACATAACCGTTTCTCTCCGCAACATAAGCCAAGGAGCAGAGCACATCCAGATAGGCGATCACTCCCGCACTTTTCTTGATTCTCTCCATCTCTCCGGCCAGCGTTTCCCGAATCGACACAAAGGTCTCATATTCCAGAGCGCAGAGTTTGTCCTCCGCTCCAAGGATCGTATCCGCCAGCTTGTTTAATTCCTCTGTCGTGTATCTCTCGGAATTGGCAAGGGTTTGTTTCCGTATGTAATGCTCCGGCACTTTGTCCTTATAAGAATTGGTCACATCCAGATAATATCCGAACACCTTGTTAAACTTCACCTTCAGGTTCTTAATGCCGGTGGCCTGCCTCTCCCTCTCTTCCAACTCCATGAGCCACTGCTTTCCGTCGGTCTTGGCACTTTTAAGCTGGTCGATCTGTTCTGAGAAGCCGTCTTTGATGATGCCCCCTTCTTTAATGGAAATGGGAGGCTCCTCGATCACTGCATCCTCCAGAAGCCCTGCCACATCCTCCAGTACGTCCAATTCCTCCCGAAGCCCGGTCAACAGGCCGTCACTGCATTCTTCCAGAATGGTCTTGATGGGCGGCAGCCACTGGAGCGATACCTTCAATGCAATCATATCTCTTGGATTCACCGTCTGGTAACTGACCTTCGTCATAAGCCGTTCCAGGTCATAGACCGGATTTAAATACTCCCGGATCTCCTCCCGGACAATGGCCTGCTTTGTCAGCGTGGTCAGTGCCTCATACCGCTCCTCAATCTTATCACGGTCGATCAATGGCTGCTCGATCATACTTCTTAAAAGCCTGGCTCCCATAGCCGTCTTGGTCTTATCCAATACCCCCAGAAGAGAACCCTTTTTTCTTTTATCTCTGAGGGTCTCGCACAGCTCCAGATTTCTCCGGCTGGAACTGTCAATGATCATAAATTCGCTTGTCTCATACGGTGATATTGACATAAGATGATTCAACGCATTTTTCTGCGTTTCATGGAGATAGAGCAGCATGGCACCGGTGGCGATGATGCCCATAGGATGGTCCGATAAGCCCAGACCGCTGAGATTCCCCACATGGAACTGGGACTTGATGGCGGCTGTTCCCTGCTCCTCATCAAAATAATAGTGGTCAATACTGGAGACGGATACCCCGAGTTTATCTTTGATCAGGCCAATATCCGCACCGCTGATCATAAAAGCGTCGTTGCAGATGATCTCTGCCGGTGCAAATTTAAAGATCTCATCCACTACCTTTTGCAGCTCATCCATGGAGGTGGTCCGGAAATCTCCGGTTGTGACATCCACCACAGACAACCCAAAATTATCGTCGCTGCAGAAGACACACATAAGATAATTGTTTTTTTCGTCATCTAAGCTCTGCTGGGAAATATTTGTTCCCGGCGTCACAATCCTGATAACTTCTCTTTTTACGATCCCCTTGGTCTGCTTCGGATCCTCCACCTGCTCACAGATGGCAACCTTATATCCCTTTTCCACCAGTTTATTCAAATAGGAATCCACCGCGTGAAACGGGATGCCGCACATTGGAGCGCGCTCTTCCATTCCGCAGTTTTTCCCTGTCAGTGTAATTTCTAATTCCCTGGAAGCCGTCGTGGCATCTTCAAAGAACATTTCATAAAAATCTCCCAGCCTGTAAAACAGGATGCAATCCTGATTCTGTTCTTTGATCGCCATATACTGTTCCATCATTGGAGTTAATTTAGCCATTTACCTGTTCTCCCATATAATAAAAACCTTTTTCTTCCGTAATTTTCACGTGGACGATCTGCCCGATCAGGCTTTCGTCCCCCTTAAAATGTACTAATATATTGTTGGAAAGGCGTCCTGTGACCATGCCGTCCTCGTGTGTATTCTTTTCCTCCACCAACACCTCTTCTACTTTTCCGATTCCTTCCTTCCGGTTGTCCTTAGAGCTCTCCTTGATCACCTCAAGCAGACGCTGGAATCGCCTTTTCACTACGTCTGGCTCCACTTGATCTTCCATGGCGGCCGCCGGTGTCCCTGTTCTTTTTGAATAGACAAAGGTATAGGCGCTGTCGAACTTGACCTTTCTGACCACATCCAGGGTTTCCTCAAAGTCTTCCTCTGTCTCCCCTGGAAATCCCACGATAATGTCCGTGGTCATGGCAATGCCCGGTATCTTCTCCTTGATCCTTTCTGTCAGAGCCAGATAGCTCTCCTTGGTATAATGTCGGTTCATCAGCTTTAAGATCCGGCTGCTCCCTGACTGGACCGGCAGA
Coding sequences within:
- the miaA gene encoding tRNA (adenosine(37)-N6)-dimethylallyltransferase MiaA gives rise to the protein MKPLIILTGPTAAGKTELSIKLAKKVGGEIISADSMQVYKKMDIGTAKIMPEEMGGVRHFLVDELDPAEEFHVVRFQQMAKQALKEIYEKGKIPIVVGGTGFYIQALLYDIDFSKEDSDQEYREELRQLAEEKGNAYLHKMLSLVDPESAYAIHENNTKRVIRALEFYKKTGSKISLHNEEERKKESCYQFVYFVLSHDREVLYDRINQRVDKMIKAGLIKEVERLAKEGYTKDMVSMQGIGYKEVFDYLEGRQSLEETTERIKKDTRHFAKRQLTWFRREKEVTMINRQDFRGEDEILAFMLEKIKEKGIYDGAVKRVL
- the mutL gene encoding DNA mismatch repair endonuclease MutL, with the protein product MAEIQLLDQKTIDNIAAGEVIERPASVVKELVENAIDAKATAVTVEIKDGGMTLMRVTDNGCGIPKEEVKTAFLRHATSKIRTVEDLVCVSSLGFRGEALSSISAVGQVEVITKTAGAFSGVSYKIFGGEEQGFEEIGAPDGTTFLVRNLFYNTPARRKFLKSPVTEAGYVEQIMVHMALSHPDVAFKFIHNSKNKMYTSGNGNVKDIIYHLYGREVAGALLPISVESQTAKVDGYIGKPFISRGNRNYESYFINGRYIKSKIIYKAVEDGYKTFTMAHKYPFVCLNIQVEPELLDVNVHPTKMEIRFRNERELYELIESGIKEVLTHKEIIPKAEIGKPEKKEKKVLPGKMPEPFEQVRRNGKSPDEPEKEAVPEPWAAGRDFQKAQNPAVQVQKSVSAGVNYNEQAKTEEIKQITLNETSLLDEEARPDRKVIGQLFKTYWLIEYEDQLFIMDQHAAHEKVNYEKLMKSFREKKVYSQGVEPPYVVTLSMAEAKVLSETKEVFEQLGFTIEAFGGNEFCIRQVPANLYGLKEKELFMELLDSLTADGIKKDPEMITDKIASMACKMSAKGNQRMSLPEVKNLLDLLMECENPYTCPHGRPTMIKMSKYEIEKKFKRVL
- the mutS gene encoding DNA mismatch repair protein MutS, with translation MAKLTPMMEQYMAIKEQNQDCILFYRLGDFYEMFFEDATTASRELEITLTGKNCGMEERAPMCGIPFHAVDSYLNKLVEKGYKVAICEQVEDPKQTKGIVKREVIRIVTPGTNISQQSLDDEKNNYLMCVFCSDDNFGLSVVDVTTGDFRTTSMDELQKVVDEIFKFAPAEIICNDAFMISGADIGLIKDKLGVSVSSIDHYYFDEEQGTAAIKSQFHVGNLSGLGLSDHPMGIIATGAMLLYLHETQKNALNHLMSISPYETSEFMIIDSSSRRNLELCETLRDKRKKGSLLGVLDKTKTAMGARLLRSMIEQPLIDRDKIEERYEALTTLTKQAIVREEIREYLNPVYDLERLMTKVSYQTVNPRDMIALKVSLQWLPPIKTILEECSDGLLTGLREELDVLEDVAGLLEDAVIEEPPISIKEGGIIKDGFSEQIDQLKSAKTDGKQWLMELEERERQATGIKNLKVKFNKVFGYYLDVTNSYKDKVPEHYIRKQTLANSERYTTEELNKLADTILGAEDKLCALEYETFVSIRETLAGEMERIKKSAGVIAYLDVLCSLAYVAERNGYVRPKLNTKGLIDIKEGRHPVVEQMMSNDMFIANDTYLDSKRHRVSIITGPNMAGKSTYMRQSALIVLMAQIGSFVPAMKANIGIVDRIFTRVGASDDLASGQSTFMVEMSEVANILRNATKDSLLILDEIGRGTSTYDGLSIAWAVVEYISNSKLLGAKTLFATHYHELTELEGKITSVNNYCIAVKEQGDNIVFLRKIVKGGADKSYGIQVAKLAGVPDMVIQRAKEIVAELSDSDIVSKAQKIQVSDEPQQLSLFANDSEPTMEHPFMAEIREKDLSGMTPLEALNYLYILQNKLREEE
- the cdd gene encoding cytidine deaminase; translated protein: MNDRELLGLAKEARKRAYAPYSGFFVGAALLCADGSIYTGCNVENASYGAAICAERNAISTAVADGKREFEAIAIAAEGKGCVYPCGICLQVMNEFSKEMRVICQDQERFQSFSLGELLPKGFDEL